In one Massilia endophytica genomic region, the following are encoded:
- a CDS encoding RodZ domain-containing protein, which translates to MDSEWQEQPDNQRKAPTPGAALAAQREAMGLTVEQVADQLKLAQRQVIAIEAGDYAALPNMAVTRGFIRAYAKVLRMDPAPLVAMIEVEPAPIVETAAPRRDKATSFSESRFPSMTERQSKPSGLIAFGLVAVVVAAAIGAWQAGLISPQMLGAQGGSAESSAPAAAEQPGVASTPLPAPVVPLVNNGASAPAAAPASESAAPAAPAGTPPAQGATPAAPGTAATPPAAAPAAPAPAPAAPAAAAPGTLVLNVVDDSWIEIRRPGGQSSMIARLVKGGSTETFEIDGDALLIVGKPGNVRATLRGQPLELPVVPNGTIARVNIK; encoded by the coding sequence ATGGATTCTGAATGGCAGGAACAGCCGGACAACCAGCGCAAGGCTCCTACGCCCGGAGCAGCGCTGGCGGCACAGCGCGAGGCCATGGGCCTCACCGTCGAACAGGTGGCCGACCAGCTGAAGCTGGCCCAGCGCCAGGTGATTGCAATCGAAGCGGGCGACTACGCCGCGCTGCCGAATATGGCCGTGACGCGCGGTTTCATCCGCGCCTACGCGAAAGTGCTGCGCATGGACCCGGCGCCGCTGGTGGCCATGATTGAAGTGGAGCCCGCGCCCATCGTGGAAACGGCCGCGCCGCGCCGCGACAAGGCCACGTCCTTCAGCGAGTCGCGTTTCCCGTCGATGACCGAGCGCCAGTCCAAGCCGAGCGGCCTGATCGCCTTCGGCCTGGTGGCCGTGGTGGTGGCCGCCGCCATCGGCGCCTGGCAGGCGGGCCTGATCTCGCCGCAGATGCTGGGCGCCCAGGGCGGTTCCGCGGAGAGTTCGGCGCCGGCCGCCGCCGAACAGCCGGGTGTCGCCAGCACGCCGCTGCCCGCGCCCGTGGTGCCGCTGGTGAACAATGGCGCTTCGGCGCCCGCCGCGGCTCCTGCAAGCGAAAGCGCCGCACCGGCCGCCCCCGCAGGCACGCCGCCTGCGCAGGGCGCAACGCCCGCCGCGCCGGGTACCGCGGCCACGCCGCCCGCAGCGGCGCCTGCGGCGCCCGCGCCCGCGCCGGCCGCTCCCGCCGCCGCCGCGCCGGGCACCCTGGTGCTGAACGTGGTGGACGATTCCTGGATCGAGATCCGCCGTCCGGGCGGCCAGTCGTCCATGATCGCCCGCCTGGTGAAGGGCGGCAGCACCGAGACCTTCGAAATCGACGGCGACGCGCTGCTCATCGTCGGCAAGCCGGGCAACGTGCGCGCCACGCTGCGCGGCCAGCCGCTGGAGCTGCCGGTGGTCCCGAACGGCACCATCGCCCGCGTGAACATCAAGTAA
- a CDS encoding DMT family transporter encodes MEKRGGEWRLTVAMALSGTIGMLVVGSGLEPLTVVFFRCLIGGAALLGWLLLKRQWQALDRRAMLWLLGGAAALILNWLCLFSAYGRSSISVATVVYHVQPFFLILLGALLQRELPPVAKLAWLALAFAGVALAADIDLSGADTGMLAGALLALAAAFLYAIATLATRKLNCLAPAQIAGLQLIVGALVLAPFSRFSLDSLPLKAWSCVLTLGIVHTGLMYNLMYAAFQRLRTEAIATLSFIYPLVAIAVDVLFFDVVLSGAQVLGMAMILAAVLANQFAGKGVLQLFTHRSRS; translated from the coding sequence ATGGAAAAACGGGGCGGGGAATGGCGGTTGACGGTGGCAATGGCGCTGTCGGGAACGATAGGCATGCTGGTGGTGGGCAGCGGACTGGAACCGCTCACTGTGGTGTTTTTCCGCTGCCTGATCGGCGGGGCGGCGCTGTTGGGCTGGCTGCTCCTGAAGCGGCAATGGCAGGCCTTGGACAGGCGCGCAATGCTCTGGCTCCTGGGCGGCGCCGCCGCCTTGATCCTGAACTGGCTCTGCCTGTTCTCGGCCTATGGCCGCAGCAGCATTTCGGTGGCCACCGTGGTCTACCACGTGCAGCCGTTCTTCCTGATCCTGCTCGGGGCGCTGCTGCAGCGCGAGCTGCCGCCGGTCGCGAAGCTGGCCTGGCTGGCGCTGGCCTTCGCAGGCGTGGCCCTGGCGGCTGATATCGATCTTTCCGGCGCCGATACCGGCATGCTGGCAGGGGCCTTGCTCGCCTTGGCCGCAGCCTTTCTCTACGCCATCGCCACGCTGGCAACGCGCAAGCTGAATTGCCTTGCCCCCGCCCAGATCGCAGGCCTGCAATTGATCGTCGGCGCGCTGGTGCTGGCGCCATTCAGCCGCTTCAGCCTTGACAGCTTGCCGCTGAAGGCGTGGTCCTGCGTGCTCACGCTCGGAATCGTGCATACTGGCCTGATGTACAACCTGATGTACGCCGCCTTCCAGCGCCTGCGCACCGAAGCCATCGCCACGCTCTCCTTCATCTATCCGCTGGTGGCCATCGCGGTCGATGTGCTGTTCTTCGACGTGGTGCTGAGCGGCGCGCAGGTGCTGGGCATGGCCATGATCCTTGCCGCGGTGCTGGCGAACCAGTTCGCGGGCAAGGGCGTCCTTCAACTCTTCACACATCGGAGCCGCTCGTAA
- the ispG gene encoding flavodoxin-dependent (E)-4-hydroxy-3-methylbut-2-enyl-diphosphate synthase, producing MDSNTAIPSGPSARRASRGVLVAYKEKQVWVGGNAPVVVQSMTNTDTADAVATAIQIKELARAGSELVRLTVDRPEAAAAVPYIREQLDRMDIDVPLVGDFHYNGHTLLTDYPDCAQALSKYRINPGNVGKGAKRDTQFAQMIEVAARYNKPVRIGVNWGSLDQALLARIMDENASRENPWTAQQVMYEALITSAIENAVRAEELGLGRDKIVLSCKVSGVQDLIAVYRELAKRCDYALHLGLTEAGMGSKGIVASTAALSVLLQEGIGDTIRISLTPEPGGDRTKEVVVGQEILQTMGLRKFTPMVIACPGCGRTTSTVFQELADDIQSYLREQMPEWKKTYPGVEAMNVAVMGCIVNGPGESKHANIGISLPGTGESPAAPVFVDGQKVATLRGENIVQEFQAIVLDYVQKNYSKQAA from the coding sequence ATGGATTCCAATACCGCCATCCCATCCGGTCCGTCCGCCCGCCGCGCCAGCCGCGGCGTGCTGGTCGCGTACAAGGAAAAGCAGGTCTGGGTGGGCGGCAATGCGCCCGTGGTGGTGCAGTCGATGACCAATACCGACACCGCCGACGCGGTGGCGACGGCCATCCAGATCAAGGAGCTGGCGCGCGCCGGCTCGGAGCTGGTGCGCCTGACGGTGGACCGTCCGGAAGCGGCGGCCGCCGTACCCTATATCCGCGAGCAGCTGGACCGCATGGATATCGACGTGCCGCTGGTGGGCGATTTCCACTACAACGGCCACACGCTGCTCACCGACTATCCGGACTGCGCGCAGGCGCTGTCCAAGTACCGCATCAACCCCGGCAACGTGGGCAAGGGCGCCAAGCGCGACACGCAGTTCGCCCAGATGATCGAAGTGGCGGCGCGCTACAACAAGCCGGTGCGCATCGGTGTCAACTGGGGCTCGCTGGACCAGGCCCTGCTGGCCCGCATCATGGATGAAAACGCGAGCCGCGAGAATCCCTGGACCGCGCAGCAGGTGATGTACGAGGCGCTGATCACCTCCGCCATCGAGAACGCCGTGCGCGCCGAGGAGCTGGGCCTGGGGCGGGACAAGATCGTCCTGTCCTGCAAGGTCTCCGGCGTGCAGGACCTGATCGCCGTCTACCGCGAACTGGCCAAGCGCTGCGATTACGCGCTGCATCTGGGCCTGACCGAGGCGGGCATGGGCAGCAAGGGCATCGTGGCCTCCACGGCGGCGCTCTCCGTGCTGCTGCAGGAAGGCATCGGCGACACCATCCGCATTTCGCTGACCCCCGAGCCGGGCGGCGACCGCACGAAGGAAGTGGTGGTGGGCCAGGAGATCCTGCAGACCATGGGCCTGCGCAAGTTCACTCCCATGGTGATCGCCTGCCCGGGCTGCGGCCGCACCACCTCCACCGTCTTCCAGGAACTGGCGGACGACATCCAGAGCTATCTGCGCGAGCAGATGCCGGAGTGGAAGAAGACCTATCCGGGCGTGGAAGCGATGAACGTGGCCGTGATGGGCTGCATCGTCAACGGCCCCGGCGAATCGAAGCACGCCAACATCGGCATCAGCCTGCCCGGCACCGGCGAATCGCCCGCCGCGCCGGTATTCGTCGATGGCCAGAAGGTGGCCACGCTGCGCGGCGAGAATATCGTGCAGGAGTTCCAGGCCATCGTGCTGGACTACGTACAGAAGAACTACAGCAAACAAGCAGCATAA
- a CDS encoding LysR family transcriptional regulator: MEMLKEMAIFAAVVQHGGFSAAARQLGLTTSAVSRHVTRLEAYMGGRLLQRTTRSLSLTELGTEVHAGCVRLLNTAREIHAFAGSYRAQPSGLIKVSAPIVFGQVWLAPKLPGFLARHPEVDIRLTLVDRKVDLIEEGMDVAIRISNELAPGLAARPLCGMRYVLVATPAYLQRHAPPGEPAQLADHSCIYLGYSDFGEHWPLQRGSEQVTVKVRSRMTINNSAAILAAVEADGGIGLMPDFTAKAALETGRVVQVLPDWSLREPYAGAVHAVYVPGRHVALKIRAFIDYLLA, translated from the coding sequence ATGGAAATGCTGAAGGAAATGGCGATTTTTGCTGCCGTGGTGCAGCACGGCGGTTTCTCGGCCGCTGCGCGCCAGCTGGGGCTGACCACATCGGCTGTCAGCCGCCACGTCACGCGGCTGGAGGCCTATATGGGAGGCCGGCTGCTGCAGCGGACGACCCGCTCCCTCTCCCTGACGGAGCTGGGAACGGAAGTGCATGCCGGATGCGTGCGCCTGCTGAATACTGCCCGGGAGATCCATGCTTTCGCGGGCAGCTACCGCGCCCAGCCGAGCGGCCTTATCAAGGTCAGCGCGCCTATCGTGTTTGGCCAGGTCTGGCTCGCGCCGAAGCTGCCGGGATTCCTCGCGCGCCATCCCGAAGTCGACATCCGCCTCACACTGGTGGACCGCAAGGTTGACCTGATCGAGGAAGGCATGGACGTGGCGATCCGCATTTCAAACGAGCTTGCGCCCGGCCTGGCAGCCCGTCCTTTGTGCGGGATGCGCTATGTGCTGGTCGCCACGCCCGCCTATCTGCAGCGGCACGCGCCGCCCGGCGAGCCTGCGCAGCTCGCGGATCATTCCTGCATCTATCTGGGATACTCCGACTTTGGCGAGCATTGGCCGCTCCAGCGCGGCAGCGAGCAGGTCACCGTCAAGGTCAGGTCGCGCATGACGATCAATAACAGCGCGGCCATTCTCGCGGCTGTGGAGGCGGATGGCGGCATTGGCCTGATGCCGGACTTCACGGCGAAGGCCGCATTGGAAACGGGCCGTGTGGTGCAGGTGCTGCCGGATTGGTCGCTGCGCGAACCCTATGCGGGCGCGGTGCACGCCGTGTACGTGCCCGGCCGCCACGTGGCGCTCAAGATCCGCGCTTTTATCGACTACCTGCTTGCCTGA
- the pilW gene encoding type IV pilus biogenesis/stability protein PilW, translating to MADLSPRRFLRLAAFALAGLLAACAAGPGKQADLPTASDQTSAQKRAEIRLQLAVGYYETGQYTVALDEIKKAIAASPEDAEAYSVRGLIYMAMGETALADGSFQQALRLAPNNPEISNNYGYFLCQGGHAAESFKYFDAALAMRTYAAPGRALNNAGACAIRIKDYALAEKYLLPALQQTPDLPATNANLARVYYEKRDYTRAGFFVTRLSKVSKPDSLPADVLWLAIKVQHKLGDTSAEQALATQLRRHHATSPEYAAYQRGAFDE from the coding sequence ATGGCAGACCTGAGCCCGCGCCGCTTCCTTCGCCTTGCCGCCTTTGCGCTGGCGGGCCTGCTGGCGGCTTGCGCGGCGGGACCGGGCAAGCAGGCCGACCTGCCGACCGCGTCGGACCAGACCAGCGCGCAGAAGCGCGCCGAGATCCGCCTGCAGCTGGCGGTAGGCTATTACGAGACCGGGCAGTACACCGTGGCGCTGGACGAGATCAAGAAGGCCATTGCCGCTTCGCCGGAGGACGCCGAGGCGTACAGCGTGCGCGGCCTGATCTACATGGCCATGGGCGAAACGGCCCTGGCGGACGGCAGCTTCCAGCAGGCGCTCAGGCTGGCGCCGAACAATCCGGAGATCAGCAACAACTACGGCTATTTCCTGTGCCAGGGCGGGCATGCCGCCGAGTCCTTCAAGTATTTCGATGCGGCCCTGGCGATGCGCACTTATGCCGCGCCGGGCCGGGCCCTGAACAATGCGGGCGCCTGCGCGATCCGGATCAAGGACTACGCGCTTGCCGAGAAATACCTGCTGCCCGCCTTGCAGCAGACGCCGGACCTGCCCGCGACCAATGCCAACCTGGCGCGGGTCTACTATGAGAAGCGCGACTACACGCGCGCCGGGTTCTTCGTGACCCGGCTGAGCAAAGTGAGCAAACCAGACAGCCTGCCCGCCGACGTGCTGTGGCTGGCGATCAAAGTGCAGCACAAGCTGGGAGACACCAGCGCGGAACAGGCCCTGGCGACGCAGCTGCGCCGCCACCATGCAACTTCGCCTGAATACGCTGCGTATCAACGTGGGGCGTTTGATGAGTGA
- the rlmD gene encoding 23S rRNA (uracil(1939)-C(5))-methyltransferase RlmD: MQDNTIDIKSLDMDARGVGHMQDNEDGTPGKVVFVEGALPGERVSFETFRKKKNWEAARMIELHRESSMRVAPKCVHFDYCGGCSMQHLEPSAQVAIKQRVLEDNLWHLSKVKPETMMRPMYGPTWGYRYRARLSSRYVAKKGTVLVGFHEKKSVYVADIQSCQILPRHVSDMMMPLRALIHSLSIFDKVPQIELAIGEDLTVLVMRNMEPLTADDEAKVKAFADEYKIQWWLQPKGPDTAYPFYPLDKQLHYLLPEFGVKMPFKPVDFTQVNHHINRVLVAKALRLLDVQPTDRVADLFCGLGNFTLPLATQAREVVGIEGSTALTERALANAKVNGLDAKTSFSTRNLFEVTKDDLVALGKFDRMLIDPPRDGAMALGLALAELKDANPELLPKRIVYVSCSPSTLARDAGVLVHRAGYTLRQAGVVNMFPHTSHVESMAVFDLD; encoded by the coding sequence ATGCAAGACAACACCATCGACATCAAATCCCTCGACATGGACGCGCGCGGCGTCGGCCACATGCAGGACAACGAGGACGGCACCCCGGGCAAGGTGGTGTTTGTCGAAGGCGCCCTGCCAGGCGAGCGGGTAAGCTTCGAAACCTTCCGCAAGAAGAAAAACTGGGAAGCAGCCCGCATGATCGAGCTGCACCGCGAATCCTCGATGCGCGTGGCGCCCAAGTGTGTCCATTTCGACTACTGCGGCGGCTGCTCCATGCAGCACCTGGAGCCCTCGGCCCAGGTAGCGATCAAGCAGCGCGTTCTGGAGGACAATCTCTGGCACCTCTCCAAGGTGAAGCCGGAAACCATGATGCGCCCGATGTACGGCCCGACGTGGGGCTACCGCTACCGCGCGCGCCTGTCCTCGCGCTACGTGGCCAAGAAGGGCACGGTGCTGGTGGGCTTCCACGAGAAGAAGTCCGTCTACGTGGCCGACATCCAGAGCTGCCAGATCCTGCCCAGGCACGTATCGGACATGATGATGCCGCTGCGCGCGCTGATCCACTCGCTCTCCATCTTCGACAAGGTGCCGCAGATCGAACTGGCCATCGGCGAAGACCTGACGGTGCTCGTGATGCGCAATATGGAGCCCCTCACGGCGGACGACGAAGCGAAGGTGAAAGCCTTCGCCGACGAATACAAGATTCAGTGGTGGCTGCAGCCCAAGGGCCCGGACACCGCCTATCCCTTCTACCCGCTGGACAAGCAGCTGCACTACCTGCTGCCCGAATTCGGCGTGAAGATGCCATTCAAGCCGGTGGACTTCACCCAGGTGAACCACCACATCAACCGCGTGCTGGTGGCGAAAGCCCTGCGCCTGCTGGATGTTCAGCCCACCGACCGCGTGGCCGACCTGTTCTGCGGCCTGGGCAACTTCACGCTGCCGCTGGCGACGCAGGCGCGCGAAGTGGTGGGCATCGAAGGCAGCACGGCGCTCACCGAGCGCGCGCTGGCGAACGCCAAGGTCAACGGCCTCGATGCCAAGACCAGCTTCTCGACCCGCAACCTGTTCGAAGTGACGAAGGACGACCTGGTCGCCCTCGGCAAATTCGACCGCATGCTGATCGACCCGCCGCGCGACGGCGCCATGGCCCTGGGCCTGGCGCTGGCGGAACTGAAAGATGCAAACCCCGAGCTGCTGCCGAAGCGCATCGTCTACGTCTCCTGCAGCCCGTCCACGCTGGCGCGCGACGCGGGCGTGCTGGTGCACCGCGCAGGCTACACGCTGCGCCAGGCGGGCGTGGTGAACATGTTCCCTCACACCTCGCACGTGGAATCGATGGCGGTATTCGACCTCGACTGA
- the ndk gene encoding nucleoside-diphosphate kinase: protein MAIERTLSIIKPDAVAKNVIGQIYSRFEGAGLKVVAARMTQLSRAEAEGFYAVHAARPFFKDLVDFMVSGPVMIQVLEGEGAIAKNRDLMGATDPKKAEKGTIRADFADSIDANAVHGSDAAETAAVEIAYFFPALNVYSR, encoded by the coding sequence ATGGCAATCGAACGCACCCTGTCGATCATCAAACCAGACGCAGTAGCCAAGAACGTGATCGGCCAGATCTACAGCCGTTTCGAAGGCGCTGGTCTGAAGGTCGTTGCTGCTCGCATGACCCAGCTGTCGCGCGCTGAAGCCGAAGGCTTCTACGCTGTGCACGCCGCCCGTCCCTTCTTCAAGGACCTGGTGGACTTCATGGTTTCCGGTCCTGTCATGATCCAGGTTCTGGAAGGCGAAGGCGCCATTGCCAAGAACCGCGACCTGATGGGCGCTACCGATCCGAAGAAGGCCGAGAAGGGCACCATCCGCGCCGACTTCGCCGACTCCATCGACGCCAACGCCGTTCACGGTTCGGACGCTGCCGAAACCGCCGCTGTGGAAATCGCTTACTTCTTCCCAGCACTGAACGTGTACTCCCGCTAA
- a CDS encoding aldo/keto reductase: MEQRTLGSQGLTVSAIGLGCMGMTGIYGEADEAESIATLHRAIDLGINFFDTAEQYGPYENESLLGRAFKGRRQQVILATKFGFDLTKGALNGVDSRPQTIRKAVEGSLRRLDTDYIDLLYQHRVDPAVPIEEVVGVMADLVREGKVRYLGLSEAGAGTIRRAHAVHPISALQSEYSLWERNLDEELLPLLRQLGIGLVPFSPLGRGFLSGTAQRAENYPPSDFRHLDPRFQGENFDANMRAAQAVTELAAARGVTPAEVALAWVLQRGDDIVPIPGTKRRRYLEQNAAAAQLVLSAGEVAELERALQQVSGERYSKERMAFVDR, translated from the coding sequence ATGGAACAGCGCACATTGGGATCGCAAGGTTTGACGGTATCGGCCATTGGCCTGGGCTGCATGGGCATGACCGGCATCTACGGCGAGGCCGACGAAGCGGAGTCTATCGCGACTCTGCACCGCGCCATCGACCTTGGCATCAACTTCTTCGACACGGCCGAACAGTACGGACCTTACGAGAACGAGTCGCTCCTCGGCCGCGCCTTCAAGGGCCGCCGCCAGCAGGTCATCCTGGCGACGAAGTTCGGCTTCGATCTCACCAAGGGCGCGCTGAACGGCGTGGACAGCCGCCCGCAGACGATCCGCAAGGCGGTCGAGGGCTCGCTGCGGCGCCTGGATACGGACTACATCGACCTGCTGTACCAGCACCGCGTCGATCCGGCCGTGCCCATCGAGGAGGTGGTGGGCGTGATGGCCGACCTGGTGCGGGAGGGGAAGGTGCGCTATCTCGGCCTGTCCGAGGCGGGCGCCGGCACCATCCGCCGGGCGCACGCCGTGCACCCCATCAGCGCTTTGCAGAGCGAGTATTCGCTGTGGGAGCGCAACCTGGACGAGGAACTCCTGCCCCTGCTGCGTCAGCTGGGCATCGGCCTGGTGCCATTCAGCCCGCTGGGCCGGGGCTTCCTGAGCGGCACGGCGCAGCGCGCGGAGAATTATCCGCCGTCGGACTTCCGCCATCTCGATCCGCGCTTCCAGGGCGAGAACTTCGACGCCAACATGCGCGCGGCCCAGGCGGTGACGGAGCTGGCGGCGGCACGCGGCGTTACCCCGGCCGAAGTGGCGCTGGCCTGGGTGCTCCAGCGCGGGGACGATATCGTGCCGATTCCCGGCACCAAGCGCCGCCGCTACCTGGAGCAGAACGCGGCCGCCGCGCAGCTGGTGCTCAGCGCCGGCGAAGTGGCGGAGCTGGAGAGGGCGCTGCAGCAGGTGTCCGGCGAGCGTTACAGCAAGGAACGCATGGCCTTCGTGGACCGCTGA
- a CDS encoding Bax inhibitor-1/YccA family protein yields the protein MMDLQKTYDYSGSRALVQNRVLRNTYWLLALSMVPTVLGAAIGVMFGVPMPRGFMGALLFLGVAFGFIWGIEKNKDSGLGVALLLGFTFFMGLMLTPLLNRTLGFTNGGSLIMLAFGGTAAVFATLASVATVSKRDFSAMGKWLFAGVIVLILASLANIFLQIPALYLTISVIAIGIFSAYILYDVQRIVNGGETNYISATLALYLDVYNIFTNLLSILGIAGGSRD from the coding sequence ATGATGGATCTGCAAAAAACCTATGACTACTCTGGCAGCCGAGCGCTGGTCCAGAACCGCGTCCTGCGTAACACTTACTGGCTGCTGGCCCTGTCGATGGTGCCAACCGTGCTCGGCGCGGCAATCGGCGTCATGTTCGGCGTCCCGATGCCGCGCGGCTTTATGGGCGCCCTGCTCTTCCTGGGCGTAGCCTTCGGCTTTATCTGGGGCATCGAGAAGAACAAGGACAGCGGACTGGGCGTCGCCCTGCTGCTCGGCTTCACCTTCTTCATGGGCCTCATGCTCACGCCCCTGCTGAACCGTACCCTGGGCTTCACCAACGGCGGCTCGCTCATCATGCTGGCCTTTGGCGGTACGGCTGCCGTGTTCGCCACCCTGGCCAGCGTGGCCACCGTGTCCAAGCGCGACTTCTCGGCCATGGGCAAGTGGCTGTTCGCGGGCGTGATCGTGCTGATCCTGGCATCGCTGGCGAACATCTTCCTGCAGATTCCGGCGCTGTACCTGACGATCTCCGTGATCGCCATCGGCATCTTCTCCGCCTACATCCTGTATGACGTGCAGCGCATCGTCAACGGCGGCGAAACGAACTACATCAGCGCCACCCTGGCCCTGTACCTGGACGTGTACAACATCTTCACCAACCTGCTGTCCATCCTGGGCATCGCAGGCGGCAGCCGCGACTGA
- the rlmN gene encoding 23S rRNA (adenine(2503)-C(2))-methyltransferase RlmN, with translation MESTLTNLLDLDPAQLIAYCAELGEKPFRAKQLQRWIHQFGASDFDSMTDLAKSLREKLKTRAHITAPAVISDHTSADGTRKWLVDVGNGNAVETVFIPEENRGTLCISTQAGCAVNCRFCSTGKQGFNRNLTVGEIIGQLWMAEFELRKTKGIEPGPKGERQITNVVMMGMGEPLLNYEPTATALKLMLDDNAYGLSRRRVTLSTSGVVPMIDKLSQEVPVALAVSLHASNDELRNGLVPLNKKYPLAELLSACKRYLEFAPRDFITFEYCMLDGFNDSDEHARELVALVNHPEYGVNCKFNLIPFNPFPESGLKRSKNPRIKAFAEILMNAGIVTTIRKTRGDDIDAACGQLAGEVKDRTRVQERMEKMAEYQQKFGADFGKIVEIRS, from the coding sequence ATGGAATCGACTCTCACCAATCTGCTGGACCTGGATCCCGCGCAACTGATCGCCTACTGTGCGGAGTTGGGGGAGAAGCCGTTCCGCGCCAAGCAGCTGCAACGCTGGATCCACCAGTTCGGTGCCTCCGACTTTGACAGCATGACCGACCTCGCCAAGTCCCTGCGCGAGAAGCTGAAGACGCGCGCCCACATCACGGCGCCCGCCGTCATCAGCGACCATACTTCCGCCGACGGCACCCGCAAATGGCTGGTGGACGTGGGCAACGGCAACGCGGTGGAAACCGTGTTCATCCCCGAAGAGAACCGCGGCACCCTCTGCATTTCGACCCAGGCCGGCTGCGCGGTGAACTGCCGCTTCTGCTCCACCGGCAAGCAGGGCTTCAACCGCAACCTCACGGTGGGCGAAATCATCGGCCAGCTGTGGATGGCCGAATTCGAACTGCGCAAGACCAAGGGCATCGAGCCCGGCCCCAAGGGCGAACGCCAGATCACCAACGTGGTCATGATGGGCATGGGCGAGCCCCTGCTGAACTACGAGCCCACGGCCACGGCGCTCAAGCTCATGCTGGACGATAACGCCTACGGCCTGTCGCGCCGCCGCGTGACCCTGTCCACCTCGGGCGTGGTGCCCATGATCGACAAGCTCTCGCAGGAAGTGCCGGTGGCGCTGGCCGTGTCCCTGCACGCTTCGAACGACGAGCTGCGCAACGGCCTTGTCCCCCTGAACAAGAAGTACCCGCTGGCCGAGCTGCTCTCGGCCTGCAAGCGCTACCTGGAATTCGCGCCGCGCGACTTCATCACCTTCGAATACTGCATGCTGGACGGCTTCAACGACAGCGACGAGCATGCGCGCGAACTGGTGGCGCTGGTGAACCATCCGGAATACGGCGTGAACTGCAAGTTCAACCTCATTCCCTTCAACCCCTTCCCGGAGTCGGGGCTGAAGCGCTCGAAGAATCCGCGCATCAAGGCCTTCGCCGAGATCCTGATGAATGCGGGCATCGTGACCACCATCCGCAAGACGCGCGGCGACGATATCGACGCCGCCTGCGGCCAGTTGGCGGGCGAGGTCAAGGACCGCACCCGCGTGCAGGAGCGCATGGAGAAAATGGCCGAGTACCAGCAGAAATTCGGCGCCGATTTCGGCAAGATCGTGGAGATCCGTTCCTGA
- the rpoS gene encoding RNA polymerase sigma factor RpoS, which yields MTRSPHNHLEDDSVPEDYPDEPIDDGAEAGEIDGPTAVEASTTVIESVDELKKVLAAELSTDTTQHYLNQIGAKPLLTAEQEVHYATLAKQGDFAARQKMIEHNLRLVVSIAKHYINRGVVLLDMIEEGNIGLMRAIDKFEPERGFRFSTYATWWIRQSIERAIMNQARTVRLPVHMVRELNQILRGKYHLEAQHHNGKDATAEDIADLVGRPVEEVQDILALSEHATSLDAPLDNDPQSSLMDMLPGDSEDSPDARAEHHEMRVLVRDWLTKLPDKQRIVIMRRFGLDNDDPATLETLAEEMGVTRERVRQIQQEALVKLKRAMAARGVVRDSLL from the coding sequence ATGACACGCTCGCCGCATAACCACCTGGAAGACGACTCGGTTCCGGAGGATTACCCGGACGAGCCAATCGACGATGGGGCCGAGGCGGGCGAGATCGACGGTCCCACCGCCGTCGAGGCCAGCACTACCGTCATCGAGAGTGTCGACGAGCTGAAAAAGGTGCTGGCGGCGGAGCTCTCCACCGACACCACCCAGCACTACCTCAACCAGATCGGCGCCAAGCCCCTGCTGACGGCGGAACAGGAAGTCCATTACGCGACCCTGGCCAAGCAGGGCGACTTTGCGGCCCGGCAGAAGATGATCGAGCACAATCTGCGGCTCGTGGTCTCCATCGCCAAGCACTACATCAACCGGGGCGTGGTCCTGCTCGACATGATCGAGGAGGGCAATATCGGCCTGATGCGCGCCATCGACAAGTTCGAGCCCGAGCGCGGCTTCCGCTTTTCCACTTATGCGACCTGGTGGATCCGCCAGAGCATCGAGCGCGCGATCATGAACCAGGCGCGCACGGTGCGGCTGCCGGTGCACATGGTGCGCGAGCTGAACCAGATCCTGCGCGGCAAATACCATCTCGAAGCCCAGCACCACAACGGCAAGGACGCCACCGCCGAGGACATCGCCGACCTGGTGGGACGTCCGGTGGAGGAGGTGCAGGACATCCTTGCGCTCTCCGAGCACGCCACATCGCTCGATGCGCCGCTGGACAACGACCCGCAGTCCTCGCTGATGGACATGCTGCCCGGCGACAGCGAAGACAGCCCCGATGCGCGGGCCGAGCACCATGAAATGCGGGTGCTGGTGCGCGACTGGCTCACCAAGCTGCCGGACAAGCAGCGCATCGTCATCATGCGCCGCTTCGGCCTCGACAACGACGACCCCGCGACGCTGGAGACCCTGGCCGAGGAGATGGGCGTCACGCGCGAGCGCGTCCGCCAGATCCAGCAGGAAGCGCTCGTAAAGCTCAAACGCGCCATGGCCGCCCGCGGCGTCGTCCGCGACTCCCTGCTGTAG